Proteins found in one Deinococcus seoulensis genomic segment:
- the map gene encoding type I methionyl aminopeptidase: protein MTITTQHELDGMTLAGKVVARTLDALRAAVEPGVTPAELDALAGQVFAGFGAFSAPRAEYGAPVNVFISVNDDIVHGLPTNRPLQAGDVVCIDVTPNVGGFVADAAITVAVPPVSPTAARLIKAAEAALARGLNAARAGQPLNGIGRAIQTEVQRRGFTLLPELQGHGVGRAIHEKPDVPNYYRPALRKPLHEGLVIAVEPMISTGRSPRVRTRRDGWTLATTDGGLAAHVEHTIMIMKGKPVILTA from the coding sequence ATGACGATCACCACGCAGCATGAACTGGACGGCATGACCCTCGCCGGGAAGGTCGTCGCCCGCACCCTGGACGCCCTGCGCGCCGCTGTCGAACCGGGCGTGACGCCCGCCGAACTGGACGCCCTGGCCGGGCAGGTGTTCGCGGGGTTCGGCGCGTTCTCTGCCCCACGTGCCGAGTACGGCGCGCCCGTGAACGTGTTCATCAGCGTGAACGACGACATCGTCCACGGACTCCCCACGAACCGCCCGCTTCAGGCGGGGGACGTGGTGTGCATCGACGTCACGCCGAACGTCGGCGGGTTCGTCGCGGACGCCGCCATCACGGTCGCCGTGCCGCCCGTCTCCCCCACCGCCGCCCGCCTCATCAAGGCCGCCGAGGCCGCCCTGGCGCGCGGCCTGAACGCCGCCCGCGCCGGACAACCCCTGAACGGCATCGGGCGCGCCATTCAGACCGAGGTGCAGCGCCGGGGCTTCACGCTCCTGCCGGAACTCCAGGGGCACGGCGTGGGCCGCGCCATCCACGAGAAACCCGACGTCCCCAACTACTACCGCCCCGCGCTGCGTAAACCCCTGCACGAGGGCCTCGTGATCGCCGTGGAACCCATGATCAGCACCGGCAGAAGCCCCCGCGTCCGCACCCGCCGCGACGGCTGGACCCTCGCCACCACCGACGGCGGCCTCGCTGCCCACGTAGAACACACCATCATGATCATGAAAGGGAAACCGGTGATATTGACGGCGTGA
- a CDS encoding alpha/beta fold hydrolase, with product MQRTLRLPAGEFLYRDTGTPDRPTVLALHGMGRDGSDWDVTAQALAPQFRLVALDLRGHGQSVRTEQYSLEAMRDDVAAFVDALQLNDFVLLGFSLGGVVAYLYAQAHPARVRQLVTVDTPLPTTWEQPAPPAEAPEGVRHDWNATMQLFPELHATNARWWNDLAQIGCPALLLRGGETSWMPQERIEDTARQLPDARVVEIPGGGHPLHRTQFAAFTSHLTRFLRGEE from the coding sequence ATGCAACGCACGCTGAGACTGCCCGCAGGGGAATTCCTGTACCGCGACACAGGCACGCCCGACAGGCCTACCGTGCTGGCCCTGCATGGCATGGGTCGGGACGGTTCGGACTGGGACGTGACCGCTCAGGCACTCGCCCCGCAGTTTCGTCTCGTGGCACTTGATCTGCGGGGGCACGGGCAGAGTGTCCGGACAGAGCAGTACAGCCTGGAGGCCATGCGGGACGACGTGGCGGCGTTCGTGGACGCCCTTCAGCTGAACGACTTCGTGCTGCTGGGCTTCTCGCTGGGGGGTGTGGTCGCCTACCTGTACGCGCAGGCGCACCCCGCGCGTGTCCGGCAGTTGGTCACGGTGGATACGCCGCTGCCGACCACCTGGGAGCAGCCCGCGCCGCCTGCCGAGGCTCCGGAGGGTGTCCGGCACGACTGGAACGCCACCATGCAGCTGTTCCCGGAGCTGCACGCCACGAACGCCCGTTGGTGGAATGACCTCGCGCAGATCGGGTGCCCGGCACTTCTCCTGCGAGGCGGGGAGACCAGCTGGATGCCCCAGGAACGCATCGAGGACACCGCCCGCCAGCTGCCCGACGCCCGCGTGGTCGAGATTCCAGGCGGCGGCCACCCCCTGCACCGCACCCAGTTTGCGGCGTTTACCAGCCACCTCACCCGCTTTCTTCGGGGGGAGGAGTGA
- a CDS encoding phenylacetic acid degradation protein: MTQPQSSSPDTQWPRWEVFKQDAPGRPHQAVGSVHAGDPPHALVTARNVFVRRPAAVSLWCVREDDILTATPEELTTHPALLDSPGETGTYHVGVKRTNKRSMTFVDLSGTVQASGSGDALRKAQIMHPDVLAWMVFPESAVVRTDEDPGTVESWFAPAKEKTYKQQQYYGVIGRHVGELKRAGLMPGRAPSEEGA, encoded by the coding sequence ATGACTCAACCTCAATCCTCTTCTCCCGATACGCAGTGGCCGCGCTGGGAGGTGTTCAAGCAGGACGCCCCCGGCCGCCCGCATCAGGCGGTGGGGAGCGTGCACGCGGGTGATCCGCCGCATGCGCTGGTGACGGCGCGGAACGTGTTTGTGCGCCGCCCGGCCGCCGTGAGCCTGTGGTGCGTGCGCGAGGACGACATCCTGACCGCCACGCCCGAGGAACTGACCACCCACCCCGCGCTGCTGGACTCGCCCGGCGAGACCGGGACGTATCACGTGGGCGTGAAACGCACGAACAAACGCTCCATGACGTTCGTGGACCTCAGCGGGACCGTGCAGGCCAGCGGGAGCGGCGACGCGCTGCGGAAGGCGCAGATCATGCACCCCGACGTGCTCGCCTGGATGGTCTTCCCGGAGTCGGCGGTCGTCCGCACCGACGAGGACCCCGGCACCGTCGAGAGCTGGTTTGCCCCGGCGAAAGAGAAGACGTACAAGCAGCAGCAGTACTACGGCGTGATCGGCCGTCACGTCGGCGAACTGAAACGCGCCGGGCTGATGCCGGGCCGCGCCCCCAGCGAGGAAGGCGCATGA
- the paaD gene encoding 1,2-phenylacetyl-CoA epoxidase subunit PaaD, which produces MAEGGRQKAERPAPSAISIQPSAVWDALASVPDPEIPVVSITDMGMVRDVTVGDAGGVTVTFTPTFSGCPALHVIRDSIEQAVRDLGVTDVEVKSTLTPPWTTDWIGDDARERLRQYGIAPPAPTGEGQLIQLDVEPTRCPRCGSLNVRMTASFGPTLCKRMYVCDSCREPFEGFKSV; this is translated from the coding sequence ATGGCAGAAGGCGGAAGGCAGAAGGCAGAACGCCCTGCGCCATCGGCCATCAGCATTCAGCCATCTGCCGTCTGGGACGCGCTGGCCAGCGTCCCAGACCCCGAGATTCCCGTCGTGAGCATCACGGACATGGGCATGGTGCGGGACGTGACCGTGGGCGACGCGGGGGGCGTGACGGTGACGTTCACGCCCACGTTCAGCGGCTGTCCCGCACTGCACGTCATCCGGGACAGCATTGAGCAGGCGGTGCGCGACCTGGGCGTGACGGACGTCGAGGTGAAAAGCACCCTCACGCCCCCGTGGACGACCGACTGGATAGGTGACGACGCGCGGGAGCGGCTGCGGCAGTACGGCATCGCGCCCCCTGCCCCCACCGGGGAAGGGCAGCTGATTCAGCTGGACGTGGAACCCACCCGCTGCCCCCGCTGCGGCAGCCTGAACGTGAGGATGACCGCCTCGTTTGGCCCGACCCTCTGCAAACGCATGTACGTCTGCGACTCATGCCGGGAACCGTTTGAAGGCTTCAAGAGCGTATAG
- the paaC gene encoding 1,2-phenylacetyl-CoA epoxidase subunit PaaC — protein sequence MTTTPTTLTDPQAQALLLKLTVLADDEIILAHRDGEWTGHAPILEEDIALANIAQDELGHAGLYLSLAQTLGGSDPDQVAFWRGPDDYRNTRLVELPKGDWAFTMVRQFLYDTSEALWLEAATRSTYASLAEIAAKAVREEKFHVQHTALWVERLALGTPESERRTQAALTELWPHAAQLFQPVEGEAELTASGILPDLNAVHARWTDLITWHLVDKCGLTLPDAPTTQPGRDTHTEHLAPLLEEMQSVARQHPDAEVW from the coding sequence ATGACCACCACCCCCACCACCCTGACCGACCCGCAGGCGCAGGCGCTCCTGCTGAAACTCACGGTCCTCGCCGACGACGAGATCATCCTCGCCCACCGCGACGGCGAGTGGACCGGGCACGCCCCCATCCTCGAAGAGGACATCGCACTGGCGAACATCGCGCAGGACGAACTCGGGCACGCCGGACTGTACCTGAGCCTCGCGCAGACCCTCGGCGGCAGCGACCCCGATCAGGTGGCGTTCTGGCGCGGCCCGGACGACTACCGGAACACCCGCCTCGTGGAACTCCCGAAGGGCGACTGGGCCTTCACGATGGTCCGGCAGTTCCTGTACGACACCTCCGAGGCGCTGTGGCTGGAGGCCGCCACCCGCAGCACCTACGCCTCCCTCGCAGAGATCGCCGCGAAGGCCGTGCGCGAGGAGAAATTCCACGTGCAGCACACTGCCCTGTGGGTGGAACGCCTCGCCCTCGGCACGCCCGAGAGCGAACGCCGCACCCAGGCCGCCCTGACGGAACTGTGGCCGCACGCCGCGCAACTCTTCCAGCCAGTCGAGGGTGAAGCGGAACTGACCGCATCCGGCATCCTTCCCGACCTGAACGCCGTGCACGCCCGCTGGACCGACCTCATCACCTGGCACCTCGTGGACAAATGCGGCCTCACCCTCCCCGACGCCCCCACCACCCAACCCGGCCGCGACACGCACACCGAGCACCTCGCCCCCCTGCTGGAAGAAATGCAGAGCGTCGCCCGGCAACACCCCGACGCCGAGGTCTGGTGA